Genomic window (Mesorhizobium sp. M4B.F.Ca.ET.058.02.1.1):
GAACTAAGGCTCAATTGCTGACGTCGGCGCCGCCCCTCATCCGCCCTTCGGGCACCTTCTCCCCGTAAACGGGGAGAAGGAAAAAAGATGCTCAATACTTCTCCGGCACGTAAAGCTCGCGCGGCAGCACCTGGCGCTCGTATTCGGGATTGAAGACGCGCTCGGGCAGCGTGATCTCCTCGTGCGGAACCTCCTCATAGGGAAACTGCTGCAGCAGATGGTCGATGCAGTTCAGCCGGGCGCGCTTCTTGTCGTTGCCCTCGACGATGAACCAGGGCGCCTCGGGGATGTTGGTACGGGCGAAGGTCTCTTCCTTGGCCTTGGTATACTGCTCCCACCGCACGCGCGACTGCAGGTCCATCGGCGACAGCTTCCACTGCTTCATCGGGTCGTGGATGCGCATCAGGAAGCGCATCTGCTGCTCCTCGTCGGTGATCGAGAACCAGTATTTGACCAGCGTTATGCCGGAGCGCACCAGCATGCGTTCGAATTCCGGCACGTCGTGGAAGAATTCCTCCACCTGGTCCGGCCCGGCAAAGCCCATCACCCGCTCGACGCCGGAGCGGTTGTACCAGGAGCGGTCGAACAGCACGATCTCGCCGCCGGCAGGCAGATGCGGCACGTAGCGCTGGAAATACCACTGCGACTTCTCGCGCTCGGTCGGCGCCGGCAGCGCCACGACGCGGCAGATGCGCGGATTGAGCCGCTGGGTGATGCGCTTGATGACGCCGCCCTTGCCGGCCGAGTCGCGGCCTTCGAAGATCACGACGACCTTCTTCTTGTGGTAGGCCACCCAGGACTGCAGCTTGATCAGCTCGGATTGCAGCCGCAGCAGGTCACGGAAATATTGCTGCCGCTCGATCGAAGGCGGATGCGAATCCTTGTAGATCTTGGCGATCTCCAGCGACAGCGCCGGCTCCGATAGCTCCAGTTCGTAGTCCTCGTCGAGCGTGTCGGCGAGTTCGGCTTCCAGCCAGTCCCTGGCTCCGGAATTCGATTTCAGTTCGTTCATCGTGCTGCTCCGCGTGCCAGCCTGCCATGTGTGGTGGGATGACACCCTGCTGCCGCGCGCCATCCTGAGCCGACTTCAATAAAGGCCGGCAATGACGGTTTTATTGCAATACCGTCGCTTGAGATTTGAACGACCGCTCGCCGCGACAGGGCGACAAACCGGTGAACTTGTCCTACAAATATGCGTTCTCATTCGGGCAGCCCGCTCGTGGCGCCTCTCCCAATGCAATCGCGAGGATCTCAAATGGAATACCGCACACTCGGCCGTTCCGGGCTGAAGGTTTCGACGTTGACGCTCGGCACCATGACCTTCGGCGGCGCCGGCGCCTTCGCGGCGGTCGGCAAGACCGACCTCAATGAAGCGAGCCGGATGATCGATCTCTGCATCGATGCCGGCATCAACCTCATCGACACCGCCAATGTCTATTCGAACGGGATTTCGGAAGAGATCATCGGCGAGGCTCTGGGCGGCAAGCGCAAGGACGACGTGCTGATCGCCTCCAAGGCGCGCATGCGCATCGGCAAGGGTCCCAACGACGAGGGCCTGTCGCGCCATCACCTGATCCGCGA
Coding sequences:
- the ppk2 gene encoding polyphosphate kinase 2, which translates into the protein MNELKSNSGARDWLEAELADTLDEDYELELSEPALSLEIAKIYKDSHPPSIERQQYFRDLLRLQSELIKLQSWVAYHKKKVVVIFEGRDSAGKGGVIKRITQRLNPRICRVVALPAPTEREKSQWYFQRYVPHLPAGGEIVLFDRSWYNRSGVERVMGFAGPDQVEEFFHDVPEFERMLVRSGITLVKYWFSITDEEQQMRFLMRIHDPMKQWKLSPMDLQSRVRWEQYTKAKEETFARTNIPEAPWFIVEGNDKKRARLNCIDHLLQQFPYEEVPHEEITLPERVFNPEYERQVLPRELYVPEKY